In Leptospira bouyouniensis, the following proteins share a genomic window:
- a CDS encoding NAD-dependent epimerase/dehydratase family protein, with translation MTKTILITGGSGVLGKALIGKLIPDYKIIAIGTNHSHFPENIRHHKHFKFYERDLKNLNDLSDLNIKEPIDLVLHLAAVVSGAKVDEATYYQINVNATKQLVSFAIQKQIPHFGFVSSISVYGSKETELTLHSERFGKTIYAKTKALAEDFIFQSGQNYSVIRLASIYGKGTKSFISKLKSLMKRGVYPKIPPTRKKSILHIEDATEAIYLWTKHCFAGKKPESLYVFSHPEAVTIETVIRTFQDLGITKKRQLPIPVTGSWSKLIDILFRMISWIRKKPFHGSPLQPLLESVAIYDAGSWEKIGYFPKSDLRKGLLDYQ, from the coding sequence ATGACAAAAACAATCCTCATCACAGGTGGAAGCGGAGTTCTTGGCAAGGCATTGATTGGCAAATTAATTCCAGATTACAAAATCATTGCCATTGGAACAAACCATTCCCATTTTCCTGAAAACATTCGCCATCATAAACATTTTAAGTTTTACGAACGCGATTTAAAAAATCTAAATGATTTGAGTGATTTGAACATTAAAGAACCAATCGATTTGGTTTTACACCTAGCAGCTGTTGTTTCAGGGGCAAAAGTAGATGAAGCCACTTATTACCAAATCAATGTAAATGCAACCAAACAACTAGTGTCATTTGCAATCCAAAAACAAATTCCACATTTTGGATTTGTGAGTAGTATATCTGTTTATGGTTCAAAAGAAACGGAATTAACACTGCATAGCGAGCGGTTTGGGAAAACCATTTATGCAAAAACAAAAGCTTTAGCCGAGGATTTTATTTTCCAAAGTGGGCAAAACTATTCGGTGATCCGACTCGCAAGTATTTATGGAAAAGGTACTAAAAGTTTTATCTCAAAATTAAAGTCTCTGATGAAACGAGGGGTGTACCCAAAAATCCCACCAACTCGAAAAAAATCGATCTTACATATCGAAGATGCCACGGAAGCGATTTATCTTTGGACCAAACATTGTTTTGCTGGAAAAAAACCAGAATCCCTCTATGTCTTTTCACATCCAGAAGCGGTAACTATCGAAACTGTAATTCGGACCTTCCAAGATTTAGGGATCACCAAAAAAAGACAATTGCCAATTCCTGTCACAGGGTCTTGGTCCAAACTCATCGACATTTTATTTCGCATGATCAGTTGGATCCGTAAAAAACCCTTTCATGGTTCCCCACTCCAACCTTTACTCGAATCCGTTGCGATTTATGATGCCGGTTCCTGGGAAAAGATTGGATATTTTCCAAAATCAGATTTACGAAAAGGATTACTCGACTATCAATAA
- a CDS encoding DUF445 domain-containing protein: MIPFTYGFVGWVTNWLALKMTFYPIQFIGFPPYLGWQGIIPRKAHKMASKSVDVITERLLNIKEVFLKVDPKKAETVFLPALDSSIRYTIKEFSDSLDPKLWDIIPDLVKEEIYHKVRRESGITIRKVIKKLQADIDSLFDVKALVLKKLSGSNVSLVVELFQEVGAPEFKFIERSGFYFGFLLGLIQMVFMIFFPLSWTLPIQGVIVGYLTNYLALEMIFRPLIPKKVLGFWTYQGLFLKRQNEVSRLYAKLVSEKILTPKNILSELIFGKASKEIIDIIRNEVSGHVDTVTFLAKPALYATGKINEFDAAKERISVAMADNAIENAFHLEAYLGESLQIEKMMGDRMSALPPKEFESILRSAFQEDEMLLILVGAALGALVGWFQMVFII; this comes from the coding sequence ATGATCCCATTTACATATGGGTTTGTGGGTTGGGTGACCAATTGGTTGGCTTTGAAAATGACTTTTTACCCCATCCAATTTATTGGTTTCCCACCCTACTTAGGTTGGCAGGGCATTATTCCAAGAAAAGCACACAAAATGGCGAGTAAATCTGTGGATGTGATCACAGAACGCCTACTCAATATCAAAGAAGTATTTCTAAAAGTAGATCCAAAAAAAGCAGAAACTGTATTTTTACCTGCACTCGACTCTAGCATTCGTTATACGATCAAAGAATTTTCGGATAGTCTTGATCCTAAACTTTGGGACATCATTCCTGACTTGGTAAAGGAAGAAATTTACCATAAAGTTAGGAGAGAAAGTGGAATCACCATTCGCAAGGTAATTAAAAAACTCCAAGCGGATATTGATTCTTTATTCGATGTGAAAGCATTAGTTTTAAAGAAATTATCTGGCAGTAACGTAAGTTTGGTGGTAGAGCTCTTTCAAGAGGTTGGTGCCCCAGAGTTCAAATTCATTGAACGTTCAGGTTTTTATTTTGGATTTTTACTTGGACTTATCCAAATGGTCTTTATGATTTTTTTTCCATTATCTTGGACACTCCCCATCCAAGGAGTGATCGTAGGTTATTTAACGAATTACCTGGCACTTGAAATGATCTTTCGACCACTTATTCCCAAAAAAGTATTGGGATTTTGGACTTACCAAGGATTGTTTTTAAAAAGGCAAAACGAAGTTTCTAGGTTATACGCAAAACTTGTGAGTGAAAAAATTCTCACACCTAAAAATATCCTCTCGGAACTTATTTTTGGAAAAGCTTCAAAAGAAATCATCGATATCATTCGCAATGAAGTGAGTGGTCATGTGGACACAGTTACTTTCCTTGCAAAACCTGCCTTATATGCAACAGGCAAAATTAATGAATTTGATGCTGCCAAAGAAAGAATTTCAGTCGCAATGGCAGACAATGCAATTGAAAATGCATTCCATCTTGAAGCATATTTAGGAGAATCGTTACAAATAGAGAAGATGATGGGTGACCGAATGTCAGCCCTTCCTCCAAAAGAATTTGAATCTATTTTACGATCTGCCTTCCAAGAGGATGAAATGTTACTCATCCTAGTTGGTGCAGCTCTCGGTGCACTTGTGGGTTGGTTCCAAATGGTATTTATTATATGA